One window of Mangrovibacterium diazotrophicum genomic DNA carries:
- a CDS encoding fatty acid desaturase produces the protein MGVFIAILILLCWLGHLVWSLLYAPVDIHSLWMYFHLLLQAYLYTGLFITGHDAMHGLVSPDRKLNDFFGWVASVFFAGLSYKKLRANHYLHHRFPATEKDPDYYTRSQNVLVWWFVFLKRYATIWQFLFMAIVFNVLKIWVEVPRLIVFWIVPAVLASFQLFFVGTYLPHRRPHSDEMRPHQARSQRGPHWWAMLSCYFFGYHWEHHEIPRIPWWQLYREKDKSLQKQKEV, from the coding sequence ATGGGAGTTTTTATCGCCATATTGATTTTGCTTTGTTGGCTGGGGCACCTGGTTTGGAGCTTGCTTTATGCGCCGGTGGATATTCATTCTCTGTGGATGTATTTTCATCTATTGCTCCAGGCTTATTTGTACACCGGCTTGTTTATCACCGGTCACGATGCGATGCATGGCCTGGTGAGTCCGGACCGGAAACTCAACGACTTTTTTGGCTGGGTGGCTTCGGTGTTCTTTGCGGGATTGTCGTACAAGAAGCTGCGCGCCAATCATTATTTGCATCATCGATTTCCGGCAACCGAAAAGGATCCCGATTATTACACGCGCTCTCAAAATGTATTAGTTTGGTGGTTTGTTTTTCTGAAACGCTACGCTACCATTTGGCAATTCCTGTTCATGGCCATAGTTTTCAATGTGTTGAAGATTTGGGTTGAGGTACCCCGGTTGATTGTTTTCTGGATTGTTCCTGCCGTGCTTGCGAGCTTCCAGTTGTTTTTCGTTGGAACCTATTTGCCGCATCGAAGACCGCACAGCGACGAGATGCGTCCGCACCAGGCGCGCAGCCAGCGAGGGCCGCATTGGTGGGCGATGCTGAGTTGCTATTTTTTTGGCTACCATTGGGAACATCACGAAATTCCGCGGATTCCCTGGTGGCAACTCTACCGCGAAAAGGACAAATCGTTGCAAAAACAGAAGGAGGTCTGA
- a CDS encoding carotenoid biosynthesis protein: MPDRRKLIWSARIVVAVLYFVGIVGFSLPETEGIFKQLSAWNLLFSFLVLLYFQTSLSVRVFLALLAVAVAGFAAELVGTQTGLLFGHYTYGLVLGLKLWQTPLLIGVNWLVLCYGVFVGLSALKLKWWMPVVGALLMVLFDFVMEPVAIRYDMWSWENGAIPFKNYVDWFLLSYLLLAGMKDLKLNIRNPLAVWIVVCQFLFFLALHLKLNIA, encoded by the coding sequence ATGCCTGACAGACGCAAACTAATTTGGTCGGCTCGAATTGTTGTGGCCGTTCTTTATTTCGTCGGAATCGTTGGTTTTAGCCTTCCGGAAACGGAAGGTATTTTCAAGCAGCTCAGCGCCTGGAACCTTTTATTTTCTTTTCTGGTGTTGCTGTATTTTCAGACATCATTGTCTGTTCGGGTATTCCTTGCTCTGCTGGCTGTCGCGGTTGCGGGTTTCGCCGCTGAATTGGTGGGTACTCAAACGGGTTTGTTGTTTGGTCACTACACCTACGGCCTGGTGCTGGGTTTGAAACTTTGGCAAACGCCGCTGTTGATTGGCGTAAACTGGCTGGTTTTGTGCTACGGTGTTTTTGTGGGATTATCAGCTTTAAAATTGAAATGGTGGATGCCGGTAGTTGGCGCTTTACTAATGGTTTTGTTCGACTTCGTCATGGAGCCGGTCGCCATTCGGTATGACATGTGGAGCTGGGAGAACGGAGCTATTCCGTTCAAAAATTATGTCGATTGGTTTTTGCTGTCGTACTTGTTGCTCGCCGGAATGAAGGACTTGAAACTGAACATCCGGAATCCGCTTGCTGTTTGGATTGTTGTGTGCCAGTTTCTATTCTTTTTGGCACTTCATCTGAAATTGAACATTGCCTGA
- the crtD gene encoding 1-hydroxycarotenoid 3,4-desaturase CrtD, which produces MKNAGVIGAGIGGLAVAIRLARMGWKVVVYEKAEKAGGKLNELQAGGFRFDKGPSLFTLPHLLDELLDDDLRIPYRKLDVVTRYFYEDGSVINAYADPHRFAKEVSEKTSDSSESVLKYLKKASFIYRVTATIFIFSSFHRLSKLITLPNLWRALQLPRIQALAKLHRKNKASFSDPRLVQLFDRFATYNGSNPYEAPATLQVIAHLEHNLGAYFPDRGMYAIATALQKQAERSGVEFHFTTPVQKVLAGGEGPKALLIGGQQHDFDLVVSDVDVRYFYDKLLMDVGRFRELKKQEPSSSAMIFYWGMKRQYQELDLHNIFFSENYANEFECLFRRKTICDDPTVYVYVSSKQNPDDAPPEMENWFVMVNAPVNSGQNWQNLISKTRKQIVLKLERMLKASVNEQIVAEHVLDPLQIESLTSSVGGAIYGASSNSLFAAFRRHPNVRKDLPGVYFVGGSVHPGGGIPLCLASAKIAADLIKEKEGSYA; this is translated from the coding sequence ATGAAGAATGCAGGAGTTATTGGCGCCGGAATAGGCGGATTGGCAGTTGCCATTCGGCTGGCCCGCATGGGGTGGAAGGTCGTTGTGTACGAAAAAGCCGAAAAGGCTGGCGGAAAATTAAACGAGCTGCAAGCCGGTGGTTTTCGGTTCGACAAAGGACCATCGTTGTTTACCTTGCCGCATTTACTCGACGAACTGCTCGACGACGATTTGCGGATACCGTACCGAAAGCTGGATGTTGTTACGCGCTATTTTTACGAAGATGGAAGCGTGATTAATGCGTATGCCGATCCGCATCGATTTGCGAAAGAGGTCAGCGAGAAAACTTCAGACAGTAGTGAGTCGGTTCTGAAATATCTGAAAAAGGCAAGTTTTATTTATCGGGTAACAGCGACGATTTTCATCTTCAGTTCATTTCACCGGCTGAGTAAACTCATCACCCTGCCGAATCTTTGGCGAGCGTTGCAGCTGCCACGCATCCAGGCGCTCGCTAAACTTCATCGTAAGAACAAAGCATCGTTCAGCGATCCGCGTCTCGTGCAATTGTTCGATCGGTTTGCGACTTACAATGGCTCAAATCCCTACGAGGCTCCGGCGACACTTCAGGTGATTGCTCATTTGGAGCACAATCTGGGTGCCTATTTCCCGGATCGGGGCATGTATGCGATTGCCACCGCTCTTCAAAAACAGGCAGAGCGGTCAGGAGTTGAATTTCATTTTACGACACCGGTGCAAAAAGTACTTGCGGGCGGGGAAGGGCCGAAAGCCCTGTTGATTGGTGGTCAACAGCATGATTTCGATTTGGTAGTAAGCGACGTTGATGTGCGCTATTTTTACGACAAGCTGCTGATGGATGTCGGGCGGTTCCGCGAATTGAAAAAACAGGAGCCATCCAGTTCGGCTATGATTTTTTATTGGGGTATGAAACGACAATACCAGGAGCTTGACCTGCACAATATTTTTTTCAGCGAAAATTACGCGAACGAATTCGAATGTCTGTTCAGGCGCAAAACCATTTGCGATGACCCGACGGTTTACGTTTATGTGAGCAGCAAGCAAAATCCGGATGATGCGCCGCCAGAGATGGAGAATTGGTTTGTGATGGTGAATGCACCGGTTAATTCCGGACAAAACTGGCAGAACCTGATCTCGAAAACCAGAAAGCAAATTGTCCTGAAGCTGGAGCGGATGTTGAAGGCATCGGTCAACGAGCAGATTGTAGCGGAGCACGTTCTCGATCCGCTGCAGATTGAGAGCCTGACCTCGTCGGTTGGCGGAGCGATTTACGGTGCGAGTTCGAACAGCCTGTTTGCTGCATTTCGCCGTCATCCGAATGTTCGAAAAGATTTGCCGGGAGTTTATTTTGTTGGAGGCAGCGTTCACCCAGGAGGAGGCATCCCGTTGTGTTTGGCTTCGGCAAAAATAGCGGCCGATCTGATCAAAGAAAAGGAGGGAAGTTATGCCTGA
- a CDS encoding phytoene desaturase family protein has product MAKKALIVGTGLAGLSTALRLTSKGYEVEMVEKYHQPGGRLNLLEKDGFKFDMAPTFFSMSYEFKELADYCNIPMPFEFVELDPLYAVHFEGDKRSYLIYKDLKKLAEEFADLEVDLEEKLRRFLKSAGEIFHDTENIVIKQNFDSLIGYLLKLTRVPVKHAPKMFYSMWKEMEKNFDSFEVKVIFSLVGFFLGSTPFDTPAVYSMLNYTELVHDGYHNVKGGMYKIVEGVVKELEKRNVRMHFNVEIDQFEQRNGTLSAFTDKSGKRWEADVFVVNADAASFRGQVLQRPKFNTEKLDAKKWTLAPLTIYLGLDTKVKGMYHHNYFLRRNFEEYAHKIFKNSIKLDKPYYYVNIQSMHNPDYAPPGKESVFILCPVPDLRYKPNWDDAESIADAIIQDMSKRTGFDFVAHTETRVVYHPQQWEGMFNLYRGSGLGLAHDLNQVGGFRPSNKDEQLDNLYYTGASTVPGTGLPMTVISSRLVTERILKDHGTLS; this is encoded by the coding sequence ATGGCAAAAAAAGCACTCATCGTCGGAACCGGATTGGCCGGACTATCAACCGCACTTCGGCTTACAAGCAAAGGCTACGAAGTTGAAATGGTTGAAAAATATCACCAGCCGGGAGGCCGACTGAACCTGCTCGAAAAGGACGGTTTCAAGTTCGACATGGCTCCGACTTTCTTCAGTATGAGCTACGAATTCAAAGAGCTGGCCGACTACTGCAACATTCCGATGCCTTTTGAATTTGTAGAGCTGGATCCGCTTTATGCCGTTCATTTTGAAGGAGACAAACGCTCCTATTTGATCTACAAGGATCTGAAAAAACTAGCAGAAGAATTCGCCGATTTGGAAGTTGACTTGGAAGAAAAGCTTCGCCGTTTCCTGAAATCTGCCGGAGAAATATTTCACGATACCGAAAATATTGTGATCAAGCAAAATTTTGACAGCCTTATTGGCTACCTGCTGAAGTTGACCCGGGTTCCGGTTAAACACGCGCCCAAAATGTTTTATTCGATGTGGAAGGAGATGGAGAAGAATTTCGATTCATTTGAGGTGAAGGTGATTTTCTCGCTGGTCGGTTTCTTTCTCGGCTCCACCCCATTTGACACACCTGCCGTGTATTCCATGTTGAATTACACCGAGCTGGTTCACGATGGCTACCACAACGTGAAAGGTGGCATGTACAAAATTGTCGAAGGTGTTGTAAAAGAACTTGAGAAGAGAAATGTTCGCATGCATTTCAATGTTGAAATTGATCAGTTTGAACAGCGAAACGGAACCCTTTCGGCCTTCACCGACAAAAGCGGAAAGCGCTGGGAAGCCGACGTCTTTGTGGTTAATGCCGACGCTGCCTCTTTTCGCGGACAAGTCCTCCAACGCCCCAAATTCAACACCGAGAAACTGGACGCTAAAAAGTGGACCTTGGCGCCACTGACCATTTACCTGGGTCTCGACACCAAGGTGAAAGGCATGTATCACCACAATTATTTCCTGAGAAGAAATTTCGAAGAATACGCCCATAAAATTTTCAAAAACAGCATCAAATTAGACAAACCGTACTATTACGTTAACATCCAGTCGATGCACAACCCGGACTACGCGCCGCCCGGAAAGGAAAGCGTGTTTATTCTATGTCCGGTACCCGACCTGCGCTACAAACCCAACTGGGACGATGCTGAATCCATCGCCGATGCAATTATACAGGACATGAGCAAGCGCACCGGGTTCGACTTTGTGGCGCACACCGAAACCCGCGTGGTTTACCACCCGCAACAGTGGGAAGGCATGTTCAACCTCTACCGTGGAAGCGGCTTGGGGCTGGCACACGACCTAAACCAGGTTGGTGGATTTCGCCCGTCGAACAAGGACGAACAGCTGGATAATCTCTATTACACCGGAGCGTCAACAGTCCCCGGAACGGGGCTGCCTATGACGGTTATTTCATCGCGCTTAGTAACTGAAAGAATTTTGAAAGACCATGGAACTTTATCGTAA
- a CDS encoding phytoene/squalene synthase family protein, with protein MELYRKNNLDCSRITTRNYSTSFSLGVRMLNPTYRRGIYSIYGFVRYADEIVDTFFEQDQQTIFNEFKAETWKALERRFSINPIIDSFQQAVHDYSIDRHLIEAFLHSMEMDLYKSEYDESLLETYIYGSAEVVGLMCLRVFYFDEPEKYDELVEPARKLGAAFQKVNFLRDAQDDFENKGRIYFKNIDFRNFDTASKEAIEQEIEQDFKDAYAGIRALKKEVRFGVYLAYIYYLRLFRKIQHARPIDILRTRFRVSNRKKIYLLANAYLKNAFNIL; from the coding sequence ATGGAACTTTATCGTAAAAACAACCTGGACTGCAGTCGCATAACGACTCGTAACTACAGCACGTCATTTTCGTTGGGTGTGCGCATGCTCAACCCCACTTACCGGCGAGGCATTTACAGCATTTACGGTTTTGTGAGGTATGCCGACGAAATTGTGGACACCTTTTTCGAGCAAGACCAGCAGACGATCTTCAACGAGTTTAAAGCGGAAACATGGAAAGCGCTGGAACGTCGGTTCAGCATCAACCCGATCATTGATAGCTTCCAGCAAGCCGTGCATGATTATAGCATCGACCGCCATCTGATTGAGGCTTTTCTGCACAGCATGGAAATGGACTTGTACAAAAGCGAGTACGACGAGAGCCTGTTGGAAACTTACATTTACGGATCGGCAGAAGTTGTGGGACTAATGTGCCTGCGCGTTTTTTACTTCGACGAACCCGAAAAATATGATGAGCTGGTTGAGCCAGCCCGCAAGCTGGGTGCCGCTTTCCAAAAAGTGAACTTCCTGCGTGATGCCCAGGATGATTTTGAAAACAAAGGACGCATTTACTTTAAAAATATCGACTTCAGAAATTTTGATACTGCCTCAAAAGAAGCCATTGAACAGGAAATAGAACAGGATTTCAAAGATGCATACGCCGGAATTAGAGCCTTGAAAAAGGAAGTTCGTTTCGGCGTATACCTTGCGTACATTTATTACCTTCGTCTCTTCAGAAAAATACAACATGCTCGGCCGATTGATATTTTGCGAACCCGTTTCCGGGTTTCCAACCGCAAGAAAATCTATTTGTTGGCCAACGCATACTTGAAGAACGCTTTTAATATTTTGTAA
- a CDS encoding lycopene cyclase domain-containing protein yields MQAAQFTYAGLLLATIAVPLALSFDKKVRFYTNWKYLFPAIIITAAVFIVWDVRFTEVGIWSFNPDYLLGYTYMGLPHEEWAFFIIIPYASLFVYEVLKSYLPTFEKANLFVIVSLLLIVLFGALAYYQRNHLYTFFNFLFLAVYFGYTIFRNRFKQHLTKFFLAYLIGLVPFLIVNGILTGLPVVEYNPDQIMGLRIITIPVEDFGYFFLLLLMNATIYETLKEGNYY; encoded by the coding sequence ATGCAAGCAGCTCAATTTACTTATGCCGGGCTTTTACTGGCGACAATCGCCGTTCCGCTGGCACTAAGTTTCGACAAAAAAGTTCGTTTTTACACCAACTGGAAATACCTCTTCCCGGCAATTATCATCACCGCAGCTGTGTTCATTGTCTGGGATGTTCGCTTTACTGAAGTCGGGATTTGGAGCTTCAACCCGGATTATCTACTGGGATACACCTACATGGGACTCCCCCATGAGGAATGGGCCTTTTTCATCATCATCCCCTACGCGAGCCTGTTTGTTTACGAGGTACTGAAAAGCTATTTGCCCACATTCGAAAAAGCGAACCTGTTCGTCATTGTCAGCCTCTTGCTCATTGTACTTTTCGGAGCACTGGCTTATTACCAACGCAACCATTTGTACACCTTCTTCAACTTCCTTTTTCTGGCCGTTTATTTTGGCTATACTATTTTCCGAAACCGATTCAAACAACACCTCACCAAGTTTTTCCTGGCCTATCTGATTGGACTTGTTCCGTTTCTGATTGTCAACGGGATATTGACTGGTCTACCTGTTGTGGAATACAATCCCGACCAGATCATGGGATTGCGGATCATTACGATTCCGGTAGAAGATTTTGGCTACTTTTTCCTGCTGTTATTGATGAACGCAACGATTTACGAGACGCTAAAAGAAGGAAACTATTACTAA
- a CDS encoding YhcH/YjgK/YiaL family protein: MSTTKEWFAGKEWAQGVSLELHDSVDVNEFYKQYQAKPELWKAVFEFMKQDLGALEIGKYPLVEGEVTAIVSEYNTKEPENAKWEAHRKFIDLQYVISGEEKMGVMPIADAANAGEYNAEKDVIFYGENDGPLHLATPETYFLFFTGDLHRPCIKVDESSPVKKLVVKIATV, encoded by the coding sequence ATGAGTACGACAAAAGAATGGTTTGCCGGGAAAGAGTGGGCTCAGGGAGTTAGCCTTGAACTTCATGACTCGGTAGACGTCAACGAATTTTACAAGCAATACCAGGCCAAGCCGGAGTTGTGGAAAGCTGTTTTCGAATTTATGAAACAGGACCTCGGCGCTTTGGAAATTGGTAAATACCCTTTGGTTGAGGGCGAGGTAACTGCAATTGTTTCGGAATACAATACTAAGGAGCCGGAAAACGCGAAATGGGAAGCTCACCGCAAATTTATCGATTTGCAGTATGTGATCTCAGGTGAAGAAAAGATGGGTGTTATGCCAATCGCTGACGCTGCAAATGCGGGTGAATACAACGCTGAGAAAGATGTTATTTTTTATGGCGAAAATGACGGCCCGTTGCACCTGGCGACTCCCGAAACCTATTTCCTGTTTTTCACAGGCGACCTGCACCGTCCGTGCATTAAAGTTGACGAATCTAGCCCGGTGAAGAAGCTGGTAGTTAAGATTGCTACTGTCTGA
- a CDS encoding NUDIX domain-containing protein — translation MIDVCCALIFRDGCLLAVQRGKHSDHPDQWELPGGKIEPGETALACIRREIEEELDLEIVPHGFLFPVQHDYGIKQIQLFPFVAEIDSDELNLQEHQNARWLKAEELFKPHWQEADLELLRLNEKSILNCFGENDDNGRENQRPT, via the coding sequence ATGATTGACGTTTGTTGTGCTTTAATTTTTCGGGACGGTTGTTTGCTCGCAGTTCAGCGTGGGAAGCATTCGGATCATCCGGATCAGTGGGAATTGCCTGGTGGTAAGATTGAGCCGGGTGAAACGGCCCTCGCCTGCATCCGGCGTGAAATTGAAGAAGAGCTGGACTTGGAAATCGTACCGCACGGATTCTTGTTTCCTGTTCAGCACGATTACGGCATCAAACAAATTCAGTTGTTTCCGTTTGTTGCAGAAATTGATTCGGATGAATTGAATTTGCAGGAACACCAGAATGCCCGCTGGTTAAAAGCGGAAGAGCTGTTTAAACCCCATTGGCAGGAAGCCGATTTGGAACTCCTGCGATTGAACGAAAAATCAATTTTAAATTGCTTTGGGGAAAATGATGACAATGGAAGAGAAAATCAGCGCCCAACCTAA
- a CDS encoding NPCBM/NEW2 domain-containing protein: protein MNRYLFKNIIAIVLVFFSFEACKSQDGFDYSPSNNQEEEILPEEENVSPTSFHDWAITPPMGWNSWDCFGPSVVEDEVKANADYMAANLKDYGWEYVVVDIRWYVDNQTTGHYNAYDNSTFILDEYGRYMPSPTRFPSAANGAGFKPLADYIHSLGLKFGIHIMRGVPKEAVFNKMPIKGTEKTAADIYSTVSECTWLQDNYTVVAGKEGAQEYYNSIFDLYASWGLDFVKVDDLSRPYHADEIEMIRKAIDQTGRPIVFSMSPGATPVEEHEHAAANANMWRTIDDFWDNWAQLNYSFEKCAEWAPYIQPGAWPDADMLPMGKFIRGERATNRYTKFTADEQYTLMTLWTMFKSPLMFGGNLPDNDSFTNSLLTNSEVLNVHAHSVNNKQWLNENGLISWTADDPDTGDKFVALFNGGGDGFVNTRNLLYRSGTVSRLTDGYGEQIDIDLPEGSTQLYLIVNDGGDDYSCDHADWINPTIYLDNGDSIKLTDLTWKSAFAGWGNVAVNKSVSGGSLNVKGTVYENGIGTHSQSIIQYDIPANSIRFKAFAGLDIGGTSQVGGATVEFMVSVTDPTSYDDSAVSIPVDLKALGFPGECVIRDLWKHNDLGTFSGSAFAPTINYHGAGLYRISAL from the coding sequence ATGAATAGGTATTTATTTAAAAATATTATTGCTATAGTCTTGGTTTTCTTCAGTTTTGAAGCATGTAAAAGTCAGGATGGATTTGATTATTCCCCATCAAACAATCAAGAAGAAGAGATACTCCCCGAGGAAGAGAACGTAAGTCCAACTTCATTCCATGATTGGGCAATAACGCCGCCAATGGGTTGGAACAGCTGGGATTGCTTTGGTCCTTCGGTAGTTGAAGATGAGGTAAAAGCGAATGCGGATTACATGGCTGCCAACCTGAAAGACTATGGTTGGGAATATGTTGTTGTGGATATCCGCTGGTATGTTGATAACCAGACGACAGGGCATTACAACGCCTACGACAATTCAACCTTTATTCTGGATGAATACGGACGGTATATGCCGTCGCCAACGCGTTTCCCTTCAGCTGCCAATGGTGCCGGATTCAAGCCGCTGGCTGACTATATTCACAGTTTAGGCTTAAAGTTTGGGATTCACATCATGCGAGGCGTACCGAAAGAAGCGGTCTTCAATAAAATGCCAATAAAAGGAACTGAGAAAACAGCAGCCGATATTTACTCTACAGTTTCGGAGTGTACCTGGCTGCAGGATAACTATACTGTTGTTGCCGGCAAGGAAGGTGCCCAGGAATATTACAACTCGATTTTCGACTTGTATGCTTCGTGGGGCCTCGATTTTGTCAAAGTAGATGATTTGTCGCGCCCTTATCATGCGGATGAAATTGAGATGATTCGCAAAGCCATTGATCAAACTGGACGTCCGATTGTATTCAGTATGTCGCCGGGGGCAACTCCCGTTGAAGAGCATGAACATGCTGCAGCGAATGCCAATATGTGGCGCACCATCGATGATTTTTGGGATAACTGGGCGCAGCTGAACTATTCATTTGAAAAATGTGCCGAATGGGCGCCCTACATTCAACCCGGTGCCTGGCCTGATGCGGATATGCTTCCCATGGGAAAATTTATTCGTGGCGAACGAGCTACTAACCGGTATACCAAGTTCACTGCAGACGAACAATATACGTTGATGACACTTTGGACGATGTTTAAGTCGCCGTTGATGTTTGGCGGTAACCTGCCGGATAACGATAGTTTTACAAATTCACTGTTAACCAACAGTGAAGTGCTGAATGTACACGCCCATTCAGTAAATAATAAACAATGGCTTAACGAGAATGGCTTGATTAGCTGGACAGCAGACGATCCGGATACCGGCGATAAGTTTGTGGCGTTGTTTAACGGCGGAGGCGATGGTTTTGTAAATACCAGGAACCTGCTTTACCGCAGCGGTACTGTATCGCGCCTGACCGATGGATATGGAGAACAGATCGATATTGATTTACCCGAAGGAAGTACTCAGCTATACCTGATTGTGAATGATGGTGGTGATGACTATTCCTGTGACCATGCCGACTGGATCAATCCAACAATCTATCTGGATAACGGTGATTCGATTAAACTAACGGATTTGACTTGGAAGAGCGCGTTTGCCGGTTGGGGAAATGTTGCTGTCAATAAAAGTGTTTCCGGAGGAAGCTTAAATGTAAAAGGTACAGTTTACGAGAATGGAATTGGAACTCACTCTCAGTCGATTATTCAATATGATATCCCAGCGAATAGTATTCGGTTTAAAGCATTTGCCGGACTCGATATTGGAGGAACCAGCCAAGTTGGAGGAGCTACCGTTGAGTTTATGGTGTCGGTGACTGATCCAACCTCTTACGATGACAGTGCAGTTTCAATACCTGTTGATTTAAAAGCCTTAGGTTTTCCGGGAGAATGTGTTATTCGTGACCTGTGGAAACACAACGATTTGGGAACCTTCTCCGGCTCCGCGTTTGCACCTACGATCAACTATCACGGTGCCGGATTGTATCGCATCTCTGCTTTGTAA